In the Methanothrix sp. genome, one interval contains:
- a CDS encoding cysteate synthase, whose translation MGEYTLRCAGCGNVLSDGATSCPLDGGLPRADYLERRFNPGELPGIWSFIDWLPVDGWNPSTGSSSVTYRSSGLADELDLECLYISFSGYWPERGALMRTCSFKELEAAPTMQMLLDRGAEEILVVASAGNTARAFAEVCSITGQPVVLFVPVPSLDRLWTTVEPGRVLVVGVEGDYADAIKLAGVLSSRNGFRPEGGARNIARRDGMGTVLLDHVRRSGSLPAHYFQAIGSGTGGIAVWEASMRVIGDGRFGESLPRLHLAQNIPCAPVHAMWHGAGQEEMNFDAYGCPEGMHDDVLFNRNPPYAVPGGVRDAVISSRGRIYGVDNTRAASAQRLFERSEGIDILPAAAVAVAALADAVESGSVGRDDEILLNITGGGMKRLAEDYSRMRLKCDLRLGQQDSADGIASIEEMVSA comes from the coding sequence ATGGGCGAGTACACTCTGAGGTGTGCCGGATGCGGAAATGTTCTGAGCGACGGCGCCACCTCATGTCCTCTGGACGGCGGTCTTCCCAGGGCAGATTACCTCGAGCGCAGATTCAATCCCGGAGAGCTTCCTGGCATCTGGTCTTTCATCGACTGGCTGCCAGTGGATGGATGGAATCCAAGCACTGGATCATCATCGGTGACTTACAGGAGCTCCGGGCTCGCAGACGAGCTGGATCTGGAGTGCCTGTACATCAGCTTCTCGGGGTACTGGCCGGAGCGCGGGGCGCTGATGAGGACATGCAGCTTCAAGGAGCTCGAGGCAGCGCCGACGATGCAGATGCTTCTTGATAGAGGTGCAGAGGAGATCCTGGTTGTGGCATCCGCAGGCAACACCGCAAGGGCATTCGCCGAGGTCTGCTCCATCACCGGACAGCCGGTTGTCCTTTTTGTGCCAGTACCATCACTGGATAGGCTCTGGACGACCGTCGAGCCTGGCAGGGTGCTGGTTGTTGGGGTGGAGGGAGATTACGCTGACGCGATAAAGCTCGCCGGTGTTTTATCCTCAAGAAACGGCTTCAGGCCAGAGGGCGGCGCCAGGAACATCGCGAGGAGGGATGGCATGGGCACGGTGCTTCTCGATCATGTGAGACGCTCTGGATCCCTGCCGGCCCACTACTTCCAGGCGATAGGGAGCGGCACAGGCGGGATAGCTGTCTGGGAGGCATCGATGCGCGTCATCGGGGACGGCCGCTTTGGAGAGAGCCTCCCACGCCTCCACCTGGCGCAGAACATCCCCTGCGCGCCTGTGCATGCGATGTGGCATGGTGCAGGCCAGGAGGAGATGAATTTCGATGCATACGGCTGCCCTGAGGGGATGCACGATGACGTGCTCTTCAACCGGAACCCGCCATACGCAGTTCCGGGCGGCGTCAGGGACGCGGTCATCTCCTCACGTGGGAGGATATACGGCGTGGATAACACCCGGGCGGCGAGCGCACAGAGGCTCTTTGAGAGATCGGAGGGGATCGACATACTCCCAGCGGCTGCGGTTGCTGTTGCAGCGCTTGCAGATGCCGTGGAATCCGGATCTGTGGGGAGGGATGATGAGATCCTGCTGAACATAACAGGCGGCGGCATGAAGCGCCTCGCCGAGGACTACAGCCGCATGAGACTGAAATGCGATCTCAGGCTCGGGCAGCAGGATTCTGCTGATGGAATAGCATCGATAGAGGAGATGGTTTCTGCATGA
- a CDS encoding S-layer protein domain-containing protein: VDTKVISPSKEGATMSDQTYYYKKNIGDTEKLVIIGVHFKNAFRGADQDIATVKGIFQVSDQPMDVSVDTEYDKMRISKDNAITLNKNKDIALMAGIHVKTADQDVIDADNPLRFYIYKEATIEGAAPAPVVEEVAPTNVTEEKPVVEEKKVEEVAPTNVTEEKPAAEAEAKPAAEKGAPGFEAVFAVTGLLAVAYLVSRRN, translated from the coding sequence CGTTGACACAAAGGTCATCTCCCCGTCCAAAGAAGGCGCCACGATGAGCGATCAGACATACTACTACAAGAAGAACATCGGCGACACTGAGAAGCTCGTCATAATCGGCGTCCACTTCAAGAACGCATTCCGCGGCGCTGACCAGGATATAGCCACAGTCAAGGGCATATTCCAGGTCTCCGATCAGCCAATGGATGTCTCCGTCGATACAGAGTACGACAAGATGAGAATCTCCAAGGACAACGCCATAACACTGAACAAGAACAAGGACATCGCCCTGATGGCTGGCATCCACGTCAAGACAGCCGACCAGGACGTAATCGACGCTGATAACCCGCTCAGGTTCTACATATACAAGGAGGCGACCATTGAGGGCGCTGCTCCCGCACCTGTAGTCGAGGAGGTTGCCCCGACCAACGTGACCGAGGAGAAGCCTGTAGTCGAGGAGAAGAAGGTCGAGGAGGTTGCCCCGACCAACGTGACCGAGGAGAAGCCTGCCGCAGAGGCAGAGGCAAAGCCTGCAGCTGAGAAGGGCGCTCCCGGATTCGAGGCGGTCTTCGCAGTGACCGGACTCCTTGCGGTCGCATACCTTGTCAGCAGGAGGAACTGA
- a CDS encoding superoxide dismutase, whose product MTQKFYTLPELPYSANDLEPYISEAQLRLHHDRHHLAYVNGANAILERLDKARRDGAEIDQKSTLKELSFHIGGHLLHSLFWANLRKPPSSGPVGALAREIESEFGSFERFRKEFTAAAVSVEGSGWAALAYCMQTRRPIIMQIEKHNVNVYPMFRLLLVLDVWEHAYYLDYRNDRAKFVEAFWQIADWEEANRRFESIGK is encoded by the coding sequence ATGACACAGAAGTTCTACACACTTCCTGAGCTGCCATACAGCGCAAACGACCTGGAGCCCTACATCTCCGAGGCGCAGCTCAGGCTGCACCACGACAGGCACCATCTTGCATACGTCAATGGTGCGAACGCCATTCTCGAGCGGCTCGATAAGGCCAGAAGAGATGGAGCGGAGATCGACCAGAAGTCAACGCTGAAGGAGCTGTCCTTCCACATTGGAGGGCATCTGCTGCACAGCCTCTTCTGGGCGAACCTGCGCAAACCACCGAGCAGCGGTCCTGTTGGCGCTCTGGCCCGGGAGATAGAGAGTGAGTTCGGCTCCTTCGAGCGATTCAGGAAGGAGTTCACAGCAGCCGCTGTGAGCGTCGAGGGCTCCGGCTGGGCTGCGCTTGCGTACTGCATGCAGACCAGAAGGCCCATAATAATGCAGATCGAGAAGCACAACGTCAACGTGTACCCCATGTTCAGACTGCTCCTGGTGCTGGATGTCTGGGAGCATGCGTACTATCTCGACTACAGGAATGACAGGGCGAAGTTCGTGGAGGCATTCTGGCAGATAGCCGACTGGGAGGAGGCAAACAGAAGGTTCGAGAGCATCGGGAAGTGA
- a CDS encoding DUF1786 domain-containing protein produces the protein MLLAVDVGAGTQDILLYREDVEPEGLYKMIMPSQTVVIASRIRSATDRGSDVFLHGYTMGGGPLTAAVRNHIASGFRVYATADAALSMHDNLQRVRSMGVVITKDPPEGCVDIRTGDVELTALRRAFRSFDIDLPEAIAVAVQDHGFSPERSNRATRFDIMRAALKNGGRIEDFAHREPPEVLSRMRAVWRHLRDEGMDVMLMDTGPAAVFGALEEKGCRMPALVLNIGNGHTIGALVDDWRITAIFEHHTSAIDPEKLHLILKRFCAGELTNSEIFEDGGHGAHTEYVPGEVRSILVTGPRRSGFVQRMNMKLTQAAPWGDMMIAGCVGLVRAWRALRG, from the coding sequence ATGTTGCTTGCAGTTGATGTCGGGGCGGGCACTCAGGACATTCTCCTCTACAGGGAGGATGTGGAGCCTGAGGGGCTGTACAAGATGATCATGCCCAGTCAGACAGTGGTGATTGCGAGTAGGATCAGAAGTGCGACAGATCGTGGAAGTGATGTCTTCCTGCATGGATACACGATGGGCGGGGGACCTCTGACCGCTGCGGTCAGGAACCATATCGCATCCGGTTTCAGAGTCTATGCGACAGCTGATGCAGCCCTGAGCATGCATGATAACCTCCAGCGCGTCAGATCCATGGGTGTGGTGATCACCAAGGACCCGCCTGAGGGCTGTGTTGATATCAGGACGGGCGATGTGGAGCTCACGGCTCTGCGGAGAGCATTCAGATCGTTTGATATTGATCTGCCGGAGGCGATCGCGGTCGCGGTCCAGGATCATGGCTTTTCTCCGGAGAGATCGAACAGAGCCACGCGGTTTGATATAATGAGAGCAGCTCTGAAAAACGGCGGACGGATCGAGGATTTCGCCCACAGAGAGCCTCCGGAGGTTCTGAGCAGGATGCGTGCTGTCTGGAGGCATCTGCGTGATGAGGGAATGGATGTGATGCTCATGGATACAGGCCCGGCTGCGGTATTCGGCGCTCTTGAAGAGAAAGGATGCAGAATGCCTGCCCTTGTGCTCAACATAGGGAACGGTCATACGATTGGAGCTCTGGTGGATGATTGGAGGATCACGGCGATCTTCGAGCACCACACATCCGCAATCGATCCTGAGAAGCTTCATCTTATACTGAAACGGTTCTGTGCCGGAGAGCTCACGAACAGCGAGATCTTCGAGGACGGCGGCCACGGGGCTCATACAGAATATGTTCCCGGTGAGGTGAGATCGATTCTCGTCACAGGACCGAGGCGATCTGGTTTCGTGCAGAGGATGAACATGAAACTCACACAGGCCGCCCCCTGGGGGGATATGATGATAGCTGGCTGTGTTGGACTTGTCAGGGCGTGGAGAGCGCTTAGGGGGTGA
- a CDS encoding Kae1-associated kinase Bud32 produces the protein MEIGRGAEAILTRDGDVVRKWRLPKSYRMRELDERLRAERTVMEARIMAEARRAGVPTPIIRDLSRFELVMEYVDGKKLRDIITPELSERVGELVGRLHRAGIVHGDLTTSNMLLKDNRIYFIDFGLAYHDQSIEAQGVDVHVYFQTLRSTHDDADALIDAFRRGYRRAYQRADAVLTRVEEIRSRGRYL, from the coding sequence ATGGAGATAGGCAGGGGCGCTGAGGCCATACTCACACGCGACGGTGATGTGGTGAGAAAGTGGAGGCTCCCGAAGAGCTATCGCATGAGGGAGCTTGATGAGCGGCTTCGTGCGGAGAGGACTGTTATGGAGGCGAGGATAATGGCCGAGGCCAGGCGCGCCGGAGTCCCGACGCCGATAATCAGGGATCTCTCGAGGTTCGAGCTCGTGATGGAGTATGTTGATGGAAAGAAGCTCAGGGATATCATAACTCCGGAGCTCTCAGAGCGTGTGGGGGAGCTCGTCGGAAGACTTCACAGAGCAGGAATCGTGCATGGGGATCTCACGACATCGAACATGCTCCTGAAGGACAACCGGATATACTTCATCGATTTCGGCCTCGCCTACCACGACCAGAGCATCGAGGCGCAGGGTGTTGATGTTCATGTCTACTTCCAGACTCTGAGAAGCACGCATGATGATGCAGACGCTCTGATAGATGCGTTCAGGCGCGGCTACAGAAGAGCGTACCAGCGCGCAGATGCTGTTCTCACCAGGGTCGAGGAGATACGATCCAGAGGAAGGTATCTGTAA
- a CDS encoding DapH/DapD/GlmU-related protein has translation MLRRNPRTSWNSQESMPSVASTAYVDESAVVIGDVRIGESVYIGPCASIRADEATPIVIGDECNVQDGAIFHGLKGSSIKLGRKVSVAHGAVIHGPLTIGDESFIGFNAVVHASTLGERCFVGHRALVMGVTLKDGSFVPHGSVIDTQEKADALGPVPDSLRGFNAEVVEVNCEFASGYRAMR, from the coding sequence ATGCTCAGGAGGAACCCGAGAACATCCTGGAACAGCCAGGAATCGATGCCCAGTGTTGCATCCACCGCATACGTGGATGAGTCTGCGGTTGTGATAGGCGATGTCCGCATAGGGGAGAGCGTTTACATCGGACCATGTGCGTCTATAAGGGCGGATGAGGCGACGCCGATAGTCATAGGCGATGAGTGCAACGTCCAGGACGGCGCGATATTCCACGGGCTGAAGGGCAGCTCCATAAAGCTCGGAAGGAAGGTCAGCGTCGCACATGGCGCTGTGATCCACGGCCCACTGACGATCGGAGACGAGAGCTTCATAGGGTTCAATGCAGTTGTGCACGCGTCCACTCTGGGGGAGAGGTGCTTCGTAGGCCACAGGGCGCTGGTGATGGGTGTTACGCTGAAGGATGGGAGCTTTGTGCCGCACGGAAGCGTCATCGACACCCAGGAAAAGGCGGACGCCCTAGGACCGGTGCCCGATTCTCTCAGGGGATTCAACGCTGAGGTCGTCGAGGTCAACTGCGAGTTCGCGAGTGGCTACAGAGCAATGCGCTGA
- a CDS encoding (Fe-S)-binding protein produces MRVLERLLPGYNCGECGRRSCRDFAEHLSSAEDISRCPFMSQERFRGRLEEIRRILERGASHERIVGVMDGLEAEFSLGPLDGDMSCTEDLHPLDHCSLQAGDLIRYRPLGCPITHFAEVLEFDRGVARVRIVGPLSAKGRNCRDLGICMVLAFEGRVVRGRVPEVGRTVRFLPEHCMMQKVHSGVVVHSEGSRVRIEAIDLKVW; encoded by the coding sequence ATGAGAGTGCTGGAGAGACTTCTTCCGGGGTACAACTGCGGGGAGTGCGGGCGCAGGAGCTGCAGGGATTTTGCGGAGCATCTCTCCTCCGCTGAGGATATATCGCGCTGCCCTTTCATGTCGCAGGAGCGCTTCAGAGGTCGTTTGGAGGAGATACGCAGAATCCTGGAGAGGGGAGCATCCCACGAGAGGATCGTGGGCGTCATGGATGGTCTGGAGGCAGAGTTCTCGCTCGGGCCGCTCGATGGGGATATGTCGTGCACAGAGGATCTCCACCCGCTCGATCACTGCTCCCTGCAGGCCGGGGACCTGATAAGATACAGGCCTCTTGGATGCCCAATAACTCATTTCGCAGAGGTCCTGGAGTTCGATCGCGGCGTGGCGAGAGTCCGCATCGTCGGCCCTCTCTCCGCGAAAGGCAGGAACTGCAGGGACCTGGGGATATGCATGGTCCTGGCCTTCGAGGGCAGGGTGGTGCGTGGAAGAGTGCCCGAGGTAGGGAGGACCGTCAGATTCCTGCCAGAGCACTGCATGATGCAGAAGGTCCACTCAGGGGTTGTCGTCCACTCAGAGGGGTCGAGGGTCAGGATAGAGGCGATCGATCTCAAGGTCTGGTAA
- a CDS encoding ATP-binding cassette domain-containing protein, translating to MIITIKGGFDKDGMPECVRSLDISSGEVIGIVGPTGSGKSSLISDLEQFAQGDTPSRRYILIDGSPPDPGMRHDPRRKPVAQLSQNMHFLADMSVCDFIYMHARSRGRDPGLLSKVLEMANTLTGEPVHGDDNLTELSGGQSRALMVADIAIISDSPIVLIDEIENAGIRKKEALRMLSGEGKIVLVVTHDPLLALMTERRIVMRNGGMVKVIETTEEERRFCDSLFRVDTWLLSLRELIRRGEVLSSTGAAV from the coding sequence ATGATCATCACGATAAAAGGCGGATTTGATAAGGATGGCATGCCTGAATGTGTCAGAAGTTTGGATATATCGAGCGGTGAGGTTATAGGCATCGTTGGGCCCACAGGTTCTGGCAAGAGTTCCCTCATATCAGATCTGGAGCAGTTCGCCCAGGGCGATACACCATCGAGGCGGTATATACTGATCGACGGCTCCCCGCCGGATCCGGGTATGCGGCATGATCCGAGAAGGAAGCCGGTCGCCCAGCTCTCCCAGAACATGCATTTTCTGGCTGACATGAGCGTCTGTGATTTTATTTACATGCACGCCAGGAGCAGGGGGAGGGACCCGGGGCTGCTCTCCAAAGTTCTGGAGATGGCGAACACCCTGACCGGAGAGCCCGTACATGGAGATGACAACCTGACAGAGCTTAGCGGCGGCCAGTCCAGGGCGCTGATGGTTGCAGATATCGCCATCATAAGCGACTCTCCCATAGTCCTCATAGACGAGATAGAGAACGCCGGCATAAGGAAGAAAGAGGCTCTGAGGATGCTCTCGGGAGAGGGGAAGATTGTGTTAGTTGTCACACATGATCCGCTTCTCGCACTCATGACAGAGCGCAGGATCGTCATGAGAAACGGCGGGATGGTCAAGGTCATAGAAACCACAGAGGAGGAGAGGCGCTTCTGCGATTCCCTGTTCAGGGTTGATACCTGGCTTCTTTCTCTGAGAGAGCTGATAAGGCGCGGGGAGGTGCTGAGCTCGACGGGGGCAGCTGTTTGA
- a CDS encoding GTP-binding protein, with the protein MVIVAGTPGSGKTSVMIHAIKNLQDLGLRAAVVKVDCLWTEDDARIRRLGVPVRVGLARDMCPDHYSIYNTEEMISWAGSQGADVLLNETAGLCLRCAPYPDRALAVCVIDVTSGPNTPLKIGPLLTTADVVVATKGDLVSQAEREVFRERIVEVNPGCRIVEANGLTGKGSRELADLIKDSSDIEDEMLLRHNPPLAVCTLCTGELRVSKKHHRGVLRHLDGFTEYVGE; encoded by the coding sequence GTGGTGATAGTGGCCGGAACACCCGGATCCGGGAAGACATCTGTCATGATTCATGCCATAAAAAACCTGCAGGATCTCGGTCTCAGAGCTGCTGTGGTCAAGGTTGACTGCCTCTGGACAGAGGATGACGCGCGGATCAGAAGACTGGGCGTGCCGGTGCGCGTCGGTCTCGCGCGCGATATGTGTCCGGATCACTACTCGATATACAACACAGAGGAGATGATCTCATGGGCGGGATCGCAGGGTGCTGATGTTCTCCTGAATGAGACAGCCGGGCTGTGTCTCAGGTGCGCCCCTTATCCGGACAGAGCCCTGGCGGTCTGCGTCATTGATGTCACCTCCGGGCCGAACACGCCTCTCAAGATCGGCCCGCTGCTCACGACAGCTGATGTTGTGGTCGCCACAAAAGGGGATCTGGTATCGCAGGCGGAGCGGGAGGTCTTCAGGGAGAGGATCGTCGAGGTCAATCCCGGCTGCAGGATCGTTGAGGCGAACGGGCTCACAGGCAAGGGGTCGAGGGAGCTTGCAGATCTCATAAAAGACTCCAGCGATATAGAGGATGAGATGCTTCTGAGGCACAACCCGCCCCTGGCGGTCTGCACGCTCTGCACCGGTGAGCTGAGAGTATCGAAGAAACACCATCGTGGAGTTCTGAGACATCTCGATGGCTTCACGGAGTACGTGGGGGAATGA